The Quatrionicoccus australiensis nucleotide sequence ACAAGTACGCACCAAATGAATAATTCGCCCGATCGAGTCACAGCTGGAAAACTCAAAGCCCCTCTAAAAACCCCGCCATTCTCTGACCGCATTACATAAAAAATGTTGCGCGACGTCCCCCCGGAATTGAGTAGCGCCTGACTTTAGAGTCCAATTCACCACGACAAGGAGATTGGACATGAAGAAGCGATTCACCGAAGAACAGATCATTGGCTTCCTGCGGGAAGCAGAAGCAGGAATGCCGATAGCGGAGTTGTGCCGCAAGCACGCCTTCTCAGAGGCAAGCTACTACCTCTGGCGCAGCAAGTTTGGCGGAATGAGCGTGTCGGACGCTAAGCGGCTCAAGGAGCTCGAAACGGAAAACACGCGCTTGAAGAAGCTGTTGGCCGAAACGATGCTGGAAAACGAGATCGCTAAGGAAGCTCTGCGAAAAAAGTGGTGAGCGCACCGTCACGACGTGATCTGGTGCGCTACCTGATCGACGAGGGGCTCAGCGAGCGAAAGTCATTGCGGTTCGTTGGCATGAGTCCGAGTTCATTCCGTTACCAGCCGGCGGCGGATCGCAATGCTGCTTTGAAGGAGAAGATCGTCACGCTCGCCCAACGTCATCGGCGCTACGGTGCCGGGATGATCTACTTGAAGCTGCGGCAGGCCGGCCTGGTGGTGAATCACAAGCGGGTGGATCGGCTCTACGCCGAGGCCGGTCTGCAAGTGAGAAGGCGAAAGCGGAAGAAGATTCCGGTGTCGGATCGTCACCCGCTAGAGCGCCCTTCGGCCGCCAATCAGGTCTGGTCAATGGATTTCGTGTTCGACCGGACGGCGGAAGGACGAGTCATCAAAAGCCTGACCATTGTGGATGACGCTACGCACGAAGCAGTTGCGATTGTTCCGGAACGCGCAATCGGCGGCATGCAACTCACCCGAACGCTCGATCAGTTGGCCAAGACGCGAGGCTTGCCCAAGGCCATTCGGACGGATAACGGCAAGGAGTTCTGTAGTCGGGCCATGCTGACCTGGGCGCATGCCCGTGGCGTCCAACTCTTTCTCATTGAGCCAGGCAAGCCGAATCAGAACGCCTATATCGAATCGTTCAATGGGCGTTTCCGGGATGAATGCCTGAATGAGCACTGGTTCACCAGCCTGCGCCATGCCCAGGTCGTCATCGAAGGCTGGCGCCGCGAGTACAACGAGGAGCGACCGAAAAAATCCCTGGGCGGTTTGACGCCCGCAGCCTATGCAAAATCACTCACCCAGAAATCAGGTAAATTACCCCCGGACTCTAAAGCCCTCTGCTACTGAAAACGGGGGGACGTCGGGCCCCCTGCCACCGTTTCATACTTACTACCCCGCGCCTAACCCACTACCATAGATTTCATCAAACATCAGAAGATCGTTCTGCACCAAGGTTATTGCCCGCTTTCACGCTCAGCCGACGTTTCAATTTTAGCTATTTTTTCCGGTTGACCGTGGGATTCTGCTCAAACATTCCAAGCCGCCGCCTCCTGGCCGAAGAAGGCCTCTCCTTCCGTTTCGACCATGACCAGTCCGCCGAGGCTGGCGACAAGGCGACGCATGCACGCCACCAACTCGTCGTCTTTGACCGTAGCACTGAGCGCCCGCACTGCACCCAAGCGGAAATCCGCTTTCATCGCTCGCATGCCACCGAAGCCTCGGACACCATCGACGTCTGGCACGAAGCACGCAAGGTCTTGCCCAATGCCGTGACCTTGAACGGCTGGGACTACAAGTCACTGGTCGCCACGGGGGCCGAGGCCAAGTCCGCCCTGAACAATGGCGAACTCCCCAGTCTGGAAATCTACGAAGCCAGCCTGCCTTACCGCTTCGAGGACGGCACCGCCGCCCAGTTGCGCACCGATTTGGCGATGGCAGCCTTTGAAGCCGGTTATCGTCAGTTCGCCGGTAAAGGCAGTGTCCGCCAGTTGGCGGAGGGCCGGGTCTTCACCCTGACCCAGCACGACGACTATGTCGGCGACCTCATCAAAATCCGATGCAACGCGCAGCTCTAGCAAAAACGTTGAAGAAGCGCCGGCTCCGGGGCAGAATAGACTGCCATCCCCCCCCGGCTGCAACACCTTGCATCCTGCAGACAAGAGAACGATTTCCCGGCAATGCTGCCCGCCCCCAACCCGCTTTTCATAACAAAGAGACAAGCATGATCCCGATCGAACTTTTTGCGCACAAATCCGAAACCGTACACGTTGCCGCCGGCGAAGCGCTTTTTCGCGAAGGCGAGGAAGGCAGCCTGATGTACGTTCTGAATACCGGAAACGCCGAGGTCTTCATCAAGAACCGGCTGGTCGAGACACTCGAACATGGCAGCATCGTCGGCGAGGTCGGGCTGGTGTCACCGGGGCCGCATTCGGCCAGCGTCATCGCCAAGACCGACTGCGAGTTTGTCGCCGTCGATGAAAAGCGCTTCCAGTTCCTCGTCCAGCAGACGCCCTTCTTCGCAACCCGGGTCATGCGCATCATGGCCGAACGCCTGCGCGCCACCGACAAGTTGCTCAGCGCGGCAAACGCCTGAACGGCGAATACCGGCGGCGCATCAAAACTCGATCTTGCCCCGCCCCTGCTTGATCGCACCGCGCTTCACCTTGCTTTCCAGACGCCGTTTCTGCGAGCCGTAGGTCGGCTTGGTGGCACGGCGCGGGCGTTGCACGGTGGCAGCGGCTTCGACCAGTTCCTGCAGGCGGGCCAGGGCGGCAGCGCGATTCTTTTCCTGGGTACGAAACTCCTGCGCCTTGATGACCAGCACACCATCCTTGGTCAGGCGCTGGTCGCCGAGGGCGAGCAGGCGGGTCTTGACGGCGTCGGGCAACGACGAGGCGGCAATGTCGAAGCGCAGATGCACGGCGCTCGACACCTTGTTGACGTTTTGGCCACCAGCGCCCTGGGCGCGCATGGCGCTGAATTCGATTTCACCGAGCGGGATGTCGATCATGTTTTTGCTTTCCGCCACCGGTCGACCGGTGAAAAATGGCCTTTTTGCGGCGTTGACCGCCGGGCGCCCTACTCGGCCTCGACCCAGTCGATGATCGCCCGCCACTGCTCGAGATCGCGCTCGGCGCGCGACGGCGGCAGGTCGAAGAGGGTCATGCCGGCGGCCGTGGCCTGGACGTAAGTCTGCGTGTCACGCAGGTAGGCGAGCACCGGCAGGTCGAAGGTGGCAAAGAATTTTTCCAGTTCGCCGGCGGCGCGGGTGCGGGCATCGACCCGCATGCCGATCACGGCGACGTCGGCCTTGCCCTTGCGTACCGCCTTTTCCGAGAGCAGTTCGGTGAGGAAATGGCGCGTCGCCAGCATGTCGAACATCGACGGCTGCACCGGCACGATGACGCGCGTCGACAGCTTGAGCACCTTTTCCAGCAGCTTGCCGTGCAGGCCGGCCGGCGTGTCGAGCACGACATGGCTGGTACCCTTGGGCGGGCGCGCGATGTTGTCGTGGCCGATGTCCCAGGTATCGATGCTGGGCAACTCGAAGGGACGGATCGCCAGCCATTCGCGCGAGGATTGCTGGCGATCGATGTCGCCGAGCATCACATCGTGGCGTTTCGAGGCGAAATAGCCGGCGAGGTTGGTAGCCAGCGTGCTTTTGCCGGAGCCGCCTTTGGGATTGGCGACGAGGAAGGCTTTCATGCGGTCTTTTCCAGTTTGTGCAGGGCCTGGCGCACCAGGTTGACGTGTTCGCGCAGGGTATAGACGAGGTCGGTGAAGCCGAGCGGCACGTGCAGCTGGCTGGCTTCGTCTTCCAGCGTATCGAGGCGCAGGCGGTATTCGCCGGCGCGCTCGATATCGGAATGCTGCTTGATATCGTCCTCGAGAAATTTCAACTCGCCATAGATGCGGAAGATCTTCGAGCGCACGCGCCAGGTGTAGATCGCCGGCGCGATCTTGAGCAGCGGGATGAGCAGGGCGATGATCGGCACCAGCAGCACGATCAGGCGATCGATCAGCACCGCCAGCCAGAACGGCAGGTAGCGCTGCAGGAAGGGCGAACCGGACTTGAAATAGCGCGCCGCGTCGGGCGACAGCGGCAACATCTGGTCCATGTAGGATGGGAACTCGCCGGCATCCTGGAAGAAGCCGGACTTGCCATGCACGTCGCTGAGCGCCTGCAGGAGCAGGGTTTGCAGCGCCGGATGCAGGTCGTCGCGGATGATCAGGTTGGCGGTCGGCGCCAGCACCTTGATGTCTTCCGGCGGATAGTCGCGCACCAGGTCGGCGACGCCTTGCGGCAGCGTCAGGCGGGTCAGGAAGGGAAAGCGGCGCTGGTAGGCGTTGGCCTGGGCAAAGCTCATGACGCGCACGCCGGGCGAACGCAGCAGCACCTGCACCACCGGCGCACTTTCGGCAGCGATGATGAAGGCGGCGTCGATGCGGCCCTGCTGCAACTCCTCGGCGGCCTTCAAACCGGCGACCGGCACCAGGTTTTTGCCAAGCGGAATCTCGTTGGCGACCAGCAACTGCTGCGCCAGCTGGCGCACGCCCGAGCCTTCCTGGCCGATCGCGATGCGCTTGCCGCGCAGGTCGGTCAGGCGATCGAGCTTCTTCTCGCCGCGATAGAAGACCCAGACCGGCTCGTAGAACAGGCTGCCCAGCGAGAGCAGGCCGGAATCATCCTCGGCGTCGGGATCGTCTTTCGGTGGTACGACGCCGCCCTGGACGAAGCCGATCTGCGCCTCGTCATTCTTGAGGCGTTCAAGATTCTCCAGCGAGCCGGCCGAGGCCTTCACCTCGAGCGTGATACCGTTCTTGGCGAGAATCGCCGCGTAGCGATTGGCGAACTGGTAATAGGCACCGGATTCGCTGCCGGTGGAGATCACGATGTGTTTGGGCGGCGCCGGCTCGACAAACTGGTAGGCGACGACGAAACCGATGCCGACGATCAGGAAGATCCACCAGGCGGTGGCAAACAGGTCGCGCAGCGACAGCAGACTGGCTTTGATCTTGGCCATCATGGAAGCAGTATGGTGGAGCCGGTGGTACGGCGGGCTTCCAGGTCGCGATGCGCGAGTTCGGCGTCCTTCAGCGCATAGCGCTGATTGACCTCGATCCGCACGCGGCCGGAGCCGACCATTTCGAACAGCTCGGCGCCCAGCGCTTCGAGATCGGCGCGTTTGGCGGTGTAGTTCATCAGCGTCGGGCGGGTCACGAACAGCGAGCCCTTCTGCGACAACAGCAACAGATCAAGCGGCGGCACCGGGCCGGATGCGTTGCCGTAGGCGACCATCATGCCCATCGGCCGCAGGCTGTCGAGCGAGCCGATAAAGGTGTCCTTGCCGACGCCGTCATAGACGACCGCCACACCTTCGCCGCCGGTAATCTCGCGCACGCGCTGGCTGAAATTCTCGCTGCTGTAGTCGATGACGTGGTCGCAACCGTGCGCCTTCGCCAGTTCGCCCTTGGCGGCGGAGCCCACCGTGCCGAGCACCGTCGCACCAAGCGCCTTGGCCCATTGGCAGGCGATCAGGCCGACCCCGCCGGCGGCGGCATGGATCAGCACGGCATCGCCGGGCTGAACGCGCCAGGTCTTGCGCAACAGGTAGGCGGCAGTCAGCCCCTGCAGCATCATCGCGGCAGCGGTTTCGAAGGAAATCGTGTCCGGCAGCTTGAGCAGGCGATGCGCCGGAATGTTGCGGACTTCGGCATAGGCACCGACCGGACCGCCGGCATAGGCGACGCGCTCGCCAACCTGGAGATCCATCACACCCTCACCGACCGCCTCGACCACA carries:
- a CDS encoding TAXI family TRAP transporter solute-binding subunit, producing the protein MMAKIKASLLSLRDLFATAWWIFLIVGIGFVVAYQFVEPAPPKHIVISTGSESGAYYQFANRYAAILAKNGITLEVKASAGSLENLERLKNDEAQIGFVQGGVVPPKDDPDAEDDSGLLSLGSLFYEPVWVFYRGEKKLDRLTDLRGKRIAIGQEGSGVRQLAQQLLVANEIPLGKNLVPVAGLKAAEELQQGRIDAAFIIAAESAPVVQVLLRSPGVRVMSFAQANAYQRRFPFLTRLTLPQGVADLVRDYPPEDIKVLAPTANLIIRDDLHPALQTLLLQALSDVHGKSGFFQDAGEFPSYMDQMLPLSPDAARYFKSGSPFLQRYLPFWLAVLIDRLIVLLVPIIALLIPLLKIAPAIYTWRVRSKIFRIYGELKFLEDDIKQHSDIERAGEYRLRLDTLEDEASQLHVPLGFTDLVYTLREHVNLVRQALHKLEKTA
- a CDS encoding cyclic nucleotide-binding domain-containing protein, coding for MIPIELFAHKSETVHVAAGEALFREGEEGSLMYVLNTGNAEVFIKNRLVETLEHGSIVGEVGLVSPGPHSASVIAKTDCEFVAVDEKRFQFLVQQTPFFATRVMRIMAERLRATDKLLSAANA
- a CDS encoding contractile injection system protein, VgrG/Pvc8 family, yielding MGFCSNIPSRRLLAEEGLSFRFDHDQSAEAGDKATHARHQLVVFDRSTERPHCTQAEIRFHRSHATEASDTIDVWHEARKVLPNAVTLNGWDYKSLVATGAEAKSALNNGELPSLEIYEASLPYRFEDGTAAQLRTDLAMAAFEAGYRQFAGKGSVRQLAEGRVFTLTQHDDYVGDLIKIRCNAQL
- a CDS encoding ParA family protein, which gives rise to MKAFLVANPKGGSGKSTLATNLAGYFASKRHDVMLGDIDRQQSSREWLAIRPFELPSIDTWDIGHDNIARPPKGTSHVVLDTPAGLHGKLLEKVLKLSTRVIVPVQPSMFDMLATRHFLTELLSEKAVRKGKADVAVIGMRVDARTRAAGELEKFFATFDLPVLAYLRDTQTYVQATAAGMTLFDLPPSRAERDLEQWRAIIDWVEAE
- the arfB gene encoding alternative ribosome rescue aminoacyl-tRNA hydrolase ArfB gives rise to the protein MIDIPLGEIEFSAMRAQGAGGQNVNKVSSAVHLRFDIAASSLPDAVKTRLLALGDQRLTKDGVLVIKAQEFRTQEKNRAAALARLQELVEAAATVQRPRRATKPTYGSQKRRLESKVKRGAIKQGRGKIEF
- a CDS encoding IS3 family transposase (programmed frameshift) — protein: MKKRFTEEQIIGFLREAEAGMPIAELCRKHAFSEASYYLWRSKFGGMSVSDAKRLKELETENTRLKKLLAETMLENEIAKEALRKKVVSAPSRRDLVRYLIDEGLSERKSLRFVGMSPSSFRYQPAADRNAALKEKIVTLAQRHRRYGAGMIYLKLRQAGLVVNHKRVDRLYAEAGLQVRRRKRKKIPVSDRHPLERPSAANQVWSMDFVFDRTAEGRVIKSLTIVDDATHEAVAIVPERAIGGMQLTRTLDQLAKTRGLPKAIRTDNGKEFCSRAMLTWAHARGVQLFLIEPGKPNQNAYIESFNGRFRDECLNEHWFTSLRHAQVVIEGWRREYNEERPKKSLGGLTPAAYAKSLTQKSGKLPPDSKALCY
- a CDS encoding quinone oxidoreductase family protein, translated to MPHAIRIHQAGGPEVLRWEEVVVPAPAAGEATVRHAAVGLNFIDVYHRTGLYPQIMPAGLGLEGAGVVEAVGEGVMDLQVGERVAYAGGPVGAYAEVRNIPAHRLLKLPDTISFETAAAMMLQGLTAAYLLRKTWRVQPGDAVLIHAAAGGVGLIACQWAKALGATVLGTVGSAAKGELAKAHGCDHVIDYSSENFSQRVREITGGEGVAVVYDGVGKDTFIGSLDSLRPMGMMVAYGNASGPVPPLDLLLLSQKGSLFVTRPTLMNYTAKRADLEALGAELFEMVGSGRVRIEVNQRYALKDAELAHRDLEARRTTGSTILLP